GATGTGCGTAGCGGGGTGCTGCTGCGATGCGCGCAACGGTCTGCTGTAACCGGGCGGCGTGGTCAGCGGGGCGCACGTAGGCGCGGCCATGGGACGGCTGCGGGGATGCAACGCCGGTCCGTTCGGCGTCCTCATCGGCCATGCGCTGGATCATCGTCGCCATGCCGCGTAATGCGTCGATGTTGTCCTGCTCGAATAGCGCGTTAAAGAAGTCGGCTACTTGCGTGGGCGTGGGTTCGGGTTCGGTGCGCTCGTCTGCAAGCGCGTCCAGGCGGTCTAGCCAGCTATCGTAACCATCTGCTAAATCGTACATTAGCGGCCTGCCTTAACGGTGTAACGCCCCAACTTCGCGCCGTGAAGGTCTACGCTGTAGTAATACCGAGCGCGGGCGATTAAGCGATAGTCCAATGTATAGCCGCGATATGCTGCGTATCTGAGTTGTACTGCGAAGGTTTCACTTAACTTGGTCATTGTGGTATAATCCTCTCGTTCTCGGTCTTTGGCGCGTCATCGTTTGCGGCGGTGGCGCGCCTTTTTGCGTCTGGAGGGTTATCCGTTCAGGATTTGCTTTATCATCTGATCGATCTGGTCCGCCTCATTGTGGAAATTTGCGTCTGTTAGGGCGGCGGATGCGACGCGAAGGATACGAACGCCATCCCAACTCGACCAAGAAGCCAATTGTCTGCCGAGCGTTTCCTCTCGAACCGTCGCATCATTCTCAGCGATATAGTTCGCTGTCCACTGTTCTCTCACTTCATCCATATCCAGTGTAATCATTTGAACACCTCTCATCGTCTCGGAAGTTGATCTAAACGTCATCTCGTGCGGGCGGACTGTTAATGGAGGTGAGCGGAGCCGGTCAGCATCGCACCCTTACGCCACATCTTCAGGAACCGGCGATAGGTTGTCGGGTGATTGACGATGGCGTAGCGGTGGGCGGCGGTGAGGTGGGTCATGTCGTGGCGTCCGTTCGTTTGCGATAAAGGAATAGTAGCATATCAATTGACACTTGTCAAGAACTATTGACGCAATACGCAATTGAGATTATACTGATTGTGTTCATAGAGACAGGAGGCAGCCGTGACTAGAAACGGTCTCACCCGCAAAGCAAAGTTGCAAGACGTGTCGGCCATGTCGCTCATTCGGGAGGCATTAGCGGAGACGGGCGGTAACGTGACGGAAGCCGCAAAACTGCTCGACTGTAGCAAAGCGATCATCTACTACCACATCAAGCAGTCGGGCGCGTCTCTCAGCCGCGTTATCGTGCGTGAACCGGTGAAGCCGTGACCGCCGCTATTGCCGCGCCCTTCCCCTACTTTGGCGGGAAGTCGCGTATCGCCGCGCAAGTATGGGAACGCATGGGGCGCGATTGCGTTAACTTCGTAGACCCGTTTGCGGGGTCGTGTGCGTTCCTACTGGCCGCGCCGTCGCATATCACGACACGGACAATTAACGACGCCGATGGCTATATAGCGAACTTTTGGCGCGCTGTAGCGAGTGAACCGGACGCGGTAGCGAAGTGGTTAGACTGGCCGGTGATCGAGGCCGATCTATTCGCCCGTCACGTCTGGCTCTTGAAACAGCGCGAGACGTTATCCGACCGGCTGCACACCGACCCGGAGTATTACGACGCCAAGATCGCGGGCTGGTGGTGTTGGGGCGCGTGTGCGTGGTTGGGAAGCGGCTGGTGCAGCGGGGAAGGCCCGTGGTCAGTCGAGAATGGCGCGATTGTGAACATACGCGACGGCGACGCGGGGCAGGGCGTGAACCGTAAACTCCCGCACCTGGGCAACGCGGGGAAGGGCGTGAACCGTAAACTCCCGCTCCTTGGCGGCGCGAAGACGGGCATTAACCGTCAACTCCCGCACTTGGGCGACGCGGGGCGGGCGCGGATCGACTGGCTTATCTCATACATGCGCCGTCTGGCCGCCGTCCTACGCAACACACGGATTACCTGCGGGGATTGGGCGCGCATTGTCCAACCGTCGGTTACCACGAGGAACGGCATAACCGCCGTCCTGCTCGACCCGCCCTACGGCGTTGGCGAGATGGACTACAGCGCCGGGAATAATCATAACGGGGATGTAGCGGCGGAGGTTTGGCGGTGGGCGATAGAGAACGGCGCTAACCCACTGCTGAGGATCGCGGTCTGCGGGTACGAAGATGGCCGCGCAACGCCGCCAGGATGGTCG
Above is a window of Candidatus Flexicrinis proximus DNA encoding:
- a CDS encoding DNA adenine methylase, whose product is MTAAIAAPFPYFGGKSRIAAQVWERMGRDCVNFVDPFAGSCAFLLAAPSHITTRTINDADGYIANFWRAVASEPDAVAKWLDWPVIEADLFARHVWLLKQRETLSDRLHTDPEYYDAKIAGWWCWGACAWLGSGWCSGEGPWSVENGAIVNIRDGDAGQGVNRKLPHLGNAGKGVNRKLPLLGGAKTGINRQLPHLGDAGRARIDWLISYMRRLAAVLRNTRITCGDWARIVQPSVTTRNGITAVLLDPPYGVGEMDYSAGNNHNGDVAAEVWRWAIENGANPLLRIAVCGYEDGRATPPGWSVMRWKARKGYQTDTANSHSETVWFSPHCLPERAPMLFEQEA